Proteins encoded together in one Lathyrus oleraceus cultivar Zhongwan6 chromosome 5, CAAS_Psat_ZW6_1.0, whole genome shotgun sequence window:
- the LOC127083875 gene encoding uncharacterized protein LOC127083875, whose product MGWRGILGFEYGIVQAPLGPDISGPQLVAAVANAGALGLLRAPDWESPDYLRELIRKTRTLTDKPFGIGVVLAFPHEENLKVILDEKVAVLQTYWGDCTPELVAKVHSVGVKIVPQVGSIESAKLAIDAGVDGIIVQGREAGGHVIGQDSLILLVPTVVDLVGDRDIPVIAAGGIVDGRGYVAALALGAQGVCLGTRFLATEESYAHPIYKRKLVELDETEYTDVFGRARWPDAPHRVLQTPFFKEWRSLPTHESEANQSVIGHSTIHGVKKDIRRFAGTVPNMTTTGDLESMCMYAGEGVGLIKEILHASEVIRRLVEEAQLIIQQNIK is encoded by the exons ATGGGTTGGAGAGGAATATTGGGTTTCGAATATGGCATAGTTCAGGCACCATTAGGTCCTGATATCTCTGGTCCTCAACTTGTTGCCGCTGTTGCCAATGCTGGTGCTCTTGGCCTTCTCAGAGCTCCTGATTGG GAATCCCCTGATTACTTGCGGGAGCTCATAAGGAAAACTAGAACATTAACTGATAAACCCTTTGGGATTGGTGTTGTTCTTGCTTTTCCTCATGAGGAGAATTTGAAGGTTATTCTCGATGAAAAAGTCGCAGTCTTGCAAACTTATTGGGGTGATTGTACACCTGAATTGGTTGCCAAGGTTCATTCAGTTGGGGTCAAAATTGTTCCACAA GTTGGGAGCATCGAAAGCGCAAAACTGGCAATTGATGCGGGTGTCGATGGAATCATCGTACAAGGACGTGAGGCTGGTGGTCATGTTATTGGTCAG GATAGTTTAATTTTGTTGGTGCCGACGGTGGTTGATCTTGTTGGCGACCGTGATATACCTGTTATCGCAGCTGGAGGAATTGTAGATGGCCGTGGTTATGTCGCTGCTCTAGCACTTGGTGCGCAAGGCGTCTGTCTAGGCACTAG GTTTCTTGCAACTGAGGAAAGCTATGCTCATCCTATATACAAAAGGAAGTTAGTTGAACTCGATGAAACTGAGTACACGGACGTATTTGGCAGGGCAAGATGGCCCGATGCACCTCATCGTGTCCTGCAGACACCCTTTTTCAAGGAATGGAGATCCCTTCCAACCCATGAAAGTGAAGCAAACCAATCTGTCATTGGCCATTCAACAATTCACGGCGTG AAGAAAGATATACGCCGTTTTGCCGGTACAGTCCCAAACATGACAACTACAGGAGATCTTGAGAGTATGTGTATGTATGCTGGTGAAGGTGTTGGTCTCATCAAGGAAATTTTGCATGCTAGTGAAGTGATAAGAAGACTAGTTGAAGAGGCTCAACTTATAATTCAGCAAAACATCAAGTAG